One segment of Nostoc piscinale CENA21 DNA contains the following:
- a CDS encoding cobalt-precorrin-6A reductase, producing the protein MLSAENKRVLILGGTTEATELGARVATIDGIEAIASLAGRTREPSLPSRNVRIGGFGGVDGLVEYLRQMKIDVLIDATHPFASQISYNAAAAANEVGIPRLMLIRPAWEKTTSDRWIEVDSNAAAADILPNQAKRVFLTVGRQELSTFAHLQDIWFLMRMIDPPGKDALVPPGIILCDRGPFILENERKILVQHNIDTIVSKNSGGDATYAKIIAARELGVQVVMVKRSSVPTGEQVTDVDGAVAWLLDKLKSKSIG; encoded by the coding sequence GTGCTGAGTGCTGAGAATAAACGTGTTTTAATTTTGGGTGGAACCACAGAAGCGACAGAACTCGGTGCGAGAGTTGCAACTATTGATGGGATTGAAGCGATCGCATCTTTAGCCGGTCGCACCCGTGAACCCTCGCTTCCCTCTAGAAATGTGCGGATTGGTGGTTTTGGGGGTGTGGATGGACTGGTAGAATATCTGCGTCAAATGAAAATTGATGTGTTAATTGATGCTACCCATCCCTTCGCCAGTCAAATATCATACAATGCGGCGGCGGCAGCCAATGAAGTCGGGATACCCAGATTAATGTTAATTCGTCCTGCTTGGGAGAAAACAACAAGCGATCGCTGGATTGAAGTAGATAGTAATGCCGCCGCCGCCGATATTTTGCCAAACCAAGCCAAACGAGTATTCTTAACCGTTGGCAGACAAGAACTCAGCACTTTTGCCCATCTTCAAGATATATGGTTTCTGATGCGGATGATTGACCCGCCTGGAAAAGATGCCTTAGTACCACCGGGAATAATATTGTGCGATCGCGGCCCTTTTATCCTAGAAAATGAACGGAAAATTCTGGTTCAGCACAACATTGACACCATTGTGAGTAAAAATAGTGGTGGTGATGCAACTTACGCCAAAATTATTGCCGCACGAGAACTGGGTGTACAGGTTGTTATGGTCAAGCGTTCCTCAGTCCCAACCGGCGAACAAGTTACAGATGTTGATGGTGCAGTAGCTTGGTTATTAGATAAATTAAAAAGTAAGAGTATAGGGTAG
- a CDS encoding IS630 family transposase: MKPYSIDLREKIISVYEAGNTSIRKVAARFKVSKNTVQGLVKQKREQGTLQPRPATGGKASQLSGYEHQIEEMVAEFPDYTLAEYCEYWGEKTGVRLSESAMCRFLQKQELTVKKKHSKSSQGHRETTQNKRLEYWEIIRDVFVDDLVFLDEMGILLGLMRELGRSKKGTRVYDVKPFYRGSRVTVVGAISHKSILAMKTLDKSMTGDDFKQFIQEELLPQLWPGAVVVMDNLRAHKIKGIKEMIESVGARVVYLSPYSPEFNPIEHLWWQLKAFIRKFSPHNKFAVEQLLALGVLLCSSQQLQNYFSHCCYCTS, translated from the coding sequence ATGAAACCATACTCAATAGATTTAAGAGAGAAAATAATTAGTGTTTACGAAGCAGGAAATACATCAATTAGGAAAGTAGCAGCAAGATTCAAGGTAAGTAAAAATACAGTGCAAGGATTGGTAAAGCAAAAACGGGAACAAGGAACGTTACAGCCAAGACCAGCAACGGGAGGAAAAGCAAGTCAACTGTCTGGTTATGAACACCAGATAGAGGAAATGGTGGCGGAATTTCCAGATTATACCCTAGCCGAATATTGTGAATATTGGGGAGAAAAAACAGGAGTCAGATTGAGTGAGAGTGCAATGTGCAGATTTCTCCAAAAACAAGAATTGACAGTCAAAAAAAAACACTCAAAAAGCAGCCAAGGTCACAGAGAAACAACACAAAATAAACGGTTAGAGTATTGGGAAATTATCCGGGATGTATTTGTAGATGACTTGGTGTTCCTGGACGAAATGGGAATATTGCTAGGGTTAATGCGGGAACTGGGCAGAAGTAAAAAAGGAACGCGGGTGTATGATGTCAAGCCATTTTATCGTGGAAGTCGGGTAACTGTCGTCGGGGCAATCAGCCACAAGTCCATCCTAGCAATGAAGACATTAGACAAATCTATGACGGGTGATGACTTCAAACAATTTATTCAAGAAGAACTATTGCCTCAATTATGGCCCGGAGCAGTAGTAGTAATGGATAATTTGAGGGCACACAAGATCAAAGGTATCAAGGAGATGATAGAGTCCGTCGGTGCCAGAGTCGTTTACTTATCACCTTATTCCCCAGAATTTAATCCCATCGAACATTTATGGTGGCAACTCAAGGCATTTATCAGAAAGTTTTCTCCACATAATAAATTTGCCGTCGAACAACTCTTAGCTCTTGGAGTACTTTTATGCTCCAGTCAGCAACTTCAAAACTATTTTTCTCACTGCTGCTACTGTACCAGTTAG
- a CDS encoding ribonuclease catalytic domain-containing protein, translating to MEKGTLVEFRVQGDRRLGVVDRPDGKTRWFVVDERGQSHSLAPRQITYTVNGQTYKSSEIPKFLEEVKPYLDPSSLEVAWELLVEDGEAVTPSQMANLLFSESEPAPCYAAHCLLSDDKLYFKQKGDAYEPRTTAQVAERKHQIEVETLKAKGQQEFLVRVEQALKGEAVEWQRHDRHRLEALEKYAALMADIVREGVKYDALSRAYPPPAPVLETMNMLGRPGTPQGAFQLLVDLGWWSPYENLFLRRSSIPVQFTSKVLEVAQQRLDSPTTDLDANRLDLTHLKVYTIDDESTTEIDDGLSWESLSDGQERLWVHIADPTRWLEPEDDLDLEARKRGSTVYLPTGMVPMFPEILATGPMSLVQGRICCALSFGIILDSNGAVEDYSIHASLIKPTYRLTYEDVDEMLELGVQAEPEIAAIANWAIKRKSWRYNQGAISINMPEAMIKVKGDDISIDILDDSSSRQLVAEMMILAGEVAARYGQTHNIPLPFRGQPQPELPPEEELIQLPAGFVRACAMRRCMPKSEMSITPLRHAGLGLDTYTQATSPIRRYSDLLTHFQLKAHLRGEVLPFSAEQLKEVMMTVSTITQEVTMVERQTNRYWALEYLRRHPEQVWSVTVLMWLREDSNLALILLEDLGLQLPMAFRRSVTLGEQLLVKVSIADPQKDMIQFQEIMYQEAQSAAN from the coding sequence GTGGAGAAGGGGACGCTAGTTGAATTTAGGGTTCAAGGCGATCGCCGTCTGGGTGTGGTAGATCGTCCAGATGGTAAGACCCGTTGGTTTGTGGTAGATGAACGTGGTCAATCCCACAGCCTCGCGCCGAGACAAATTACATATACAGTTAACGGACAAACCTACAAGTCCTCTGAAATTCCAAAATTTCTCGAAGAAGTCAAACCATATTTAGACCCATCTAGCTTAGAAGTGGCTTGGGAATTATTGGTGGAAGATGGAGAAGCAGTCACCCCATCGCAAATGGCGAATCTGCTGTTTTCCGAATCAGAACCAGCCCCTTGTTATGCAGCCCATTGCTTGTTATCAGATGACAAACTCTACTTCAAGCAAAAAGGCGATGCTTATGAACCGCGCACAACCGCCCAAGTAGCCGAACGTAAACATCAGATAGAAGTAGAAACCCTCAAAGCCAAGGGACAGCAAGAATTTTTAGTGCGTGTAGAACAAGCACTCAAAGGTGAAGCGGTAGAATGGCAAAGACACGATCGCCATCGTCTAGAAGCATTAGAAAAATACGCAGCTTTAATGGCTGATATTGTGCGGGAGGGAGTAAAATATGATGCGCTATCTAGGGCGTATCCTCCTCCAGCACCAGTCTTAGAAACGATGAATATGCTGGGGCGGCCTGGAACCCCCCAAGGAGCTTTTCAATTATTAGTAGACCTGGGCTGGTGGAGTCCTTATGAAAACTTGTTCCTGCGTCGTTCGTCAATTCCTGTTCAGTTTACTAGCAAGGTATTAGAAGTGGCGCAACAGCGTTTGGATTCCCCAACAACAGACTTGGATGCAAATCGCCTGGATTTGACTCATCTAAAGGTTTACACAATTGATGATGAAAGTACCACTGAGATAGATGATGGTCTGAGTTGGGAATCACTCAGTGATGGTCAAGAAAGATTGTGGGTACATATTGCTGACCCGACGCGCTGGTTAGAACCAGAAGATGACTTAGATTTAGAAGCCAGAAAGCGGGGAAGTACGGTTTATTTACCCACAGGGATGGTTCCCATGTTCCCAGAAATCTTGGCGACTGGGCCGATGAGTTTGGTACAGGGGAGAATTTGTTGCGCCCTCAGCTTTGGGATTATTCTAGATAGCAATGGGGCAGTAGAAGATTACAGCATTCACGCCAGCTTGATTAAACCGACATATCGCCTCACCTATGAAGATGTCGATGAGATGCTGGAATTAGGCGTGCAAGCAGAACCAGAAATTGCCGCGATCGCAAATTGGGCAATCAAACGCAAATCTTGGCGTTACAACCAAGGAGCCATCAGCATCAATATGCCAGAGGCAATGATTAAAGTCAAAGGTGACGATATTAGTATTGATATCTTAGACGATTCCTCATCACGGCAACTGGTAGCAGAAATGATGATTCTTGCTGGTGAAGTCGCCGCCCGTTACGGTCAAACTCATAATATACCTCTGCCCTTCCGTGGTCAGCCACAGCCAGAATTGCCCCCAGAAGAAGAATTAATTCAACTCCCTGCTGGGTTTGTACGTGCTTGTGCAATGCGGCGGTGTATGCCCAAGAGTGAAATGAGCATCACACCTCTACGTCATGCGGGTTTGGGATTAGATACTTATACCCAAGCCACTTCGCCCATCCGGCGCTACAGTGATTTACTCACTCATTTTCAACTCAAAGCCCATCTGCGCGGCGAAGTTCTGCCTTTTTCCGCCGAACAACTCAAAGAAGTAATGATGACTGTCTCTACCATTACCCAAGAAGTAACAATGGTAGAACGGCAAACTAATAGATATTGGGCATTAGAATATCTCCGCCGTCATCCTGAACAAGTTTGGTCAGTCACAGTCTTAATGTGGTTGCGTGAGGACAGTAACTTAGCACTGATTCTATTAGAAGATTTGGGCTTGCAGTTACCAATGGCTTTTAGACGTTCTGTAACCTTGGGTGAACAGTTATTAGTGAAAGTGAGTATTGCCGACCCACAAAAAGACATGATTCAATTCCAAGAAATCATGTATCAAGAAGCTCAGTCCGCGGCTAATTAA
- the rpsR gene encoding 30S ribosomal protein S18, giving the protein MSYYRRRLSPIKPGEPIDYKDVDLLRKFITERGKILPRRITGLTCQQQRDLTLAIKRARIVALLPFINAEG; this is encoded by the coding sequence ATGAGTTACTATCGTCGTCGTCTGTCTCCAATTAAGCCAGGAGAGCCAATTGATTACAAGGATGTTGATTTACTGCGTAAGTTTATTACCGAACGGGGTAAAATTCTACCTCGGCGGATTACTGGGCTGACTTGTCAGCAACAGCGAGACTTAACATTAGCAATTAAACGGGCGCGGATTGTCGCATTGTTACCGTTCATCAACGCTGAAGGCTAA
- the rpmG gene encoding 50S ribosomal protein L33, which produces MAKSKGVRIIVTLECTECRSNPDKRSPGVSRYTTMKNRRNTTNRLELNKFCTHCNKHTVHKEIK; this is translated from the coding sequence ATGGCTAAGAGTAAAGGTGTCCGCATAATAGTGACACTAGAATGTACCGAGTGTCGTAGCAACCCTGACAAGCGTTCTCCTGGTGTGTCCCGGTATACCACCATGAAAAACCGTCGTAATACGACCAACCGTCTAGAACTGAACAAGTTCTGTACCCACTGCAACAAACATACCGTTCATAAGGAAATCAAGTAA
- a CDS encoding RDD family protein, whose amino-acid sequence MTIERTPQKHYPKAEIWRRGLALGLDFLGAWLVSSLFGSSSLGIQFIQILVFIFCWLILRVVVVFNNRGQSLGRWAFDLKILEVENGQVVGRIPELLALVKREAIIGFGALLVSIALGNLRANPTAILLLLPLAIDCGAAFSDPQLRQALHDRYARTFIVSSRRGYSLDIKIKRLVDTLQRNVRR is encoded by the coding sequence ATGACTATCGAAAGAACTCCGCAAAAACACTATCCCAAAGCCGAGATTTGGCGGCGAGGTCTGGCTTTGGGGCTGGATTTTTTAGGTGCTTGGTTAGTCAGTTCCCTATTTGGGAGTAGTAGCCTTGGTATTCAATTTATCCAGATTTTAGTTTTTATCTTTTGTTGGCTGATTTTACGGGTAGTGGTGGTATTTAATAATCGAGGGCAAAGTTTAGGACGCTGGGCTTTTGACTTGAAAATCCTAGAAGTAGAAAATGGGCAAGTAGTCGGGAGAATTCCAGAGTTGCTGGCACTGGTGAAGCGAGAAGCTATAATTGGCTTTGGTGCTTTGTTGGTGTCGATCGCCCTTGGCAACCTGAGAGCAAATCCCACTGCTATACTGCTATTACTTCCTCTGGCAATAGACTGTGGTGCAGCTTTCTCCGATCCCCAGTTACGGCAAGCTTTGCATGACCGTTACGCTAGAACTTTTATAGTTTCATCGCGTCGGGGCTACTCGCTCGATATCAAAATCAAGCGTTTAGTTGATACTTTGCAACGAAATGTGCGAAGATAG